A segment of the Stegostoma tigrinum isolate sSteTig4 chromosome 44, sSteTig4.hap1, whole genome shotgun sequence genome:
CAAAATGCACAGATCAGGATGGCTACCAAGAGGTGCCTGGCGAAAGGCTCCCTGGTTCTGGTGAAGGGCCAGGGCGTCTCCGGCTCCTTCAAACTCGCAAAGAATCCAGTCAAGGCAAAAGTGGGAAAGAAGGCGAGACCAGCAGCAGCCGCCAAGAAAGCAGCCGTGAAGAAAACAACGGCCAAGAAGGTGGCAGCGAAGAAATCCCCAGCCAAGAAAGCGGGCGGCAAGAAGGCAGCAACGCCAAAGAAAGCGGCGAAGAAAGCAGCGCCGAAGAAAAAGACTCCCGTGAAGAAGGTGATAAAGACCAAGAGCCCCAAGGCCGCAAAGCCGGCCCCGAAATCGAGGAAACCGAAGGCCAAGCCCAAAGCGAAAgtgaccaagaaagcagcaaagaaatgaagcagTCGGTGTAACATGTAACAAactgaacccaaaggctcttctcaGAGCCACCACATCTTTCAGGAGAGAGCTGAGCCCGGATCAAATGATCCCTGTCCTAGCTCCGAGTGCAGGAATAAATTAGACACTAATTTATGTAATAACCGTTCCGTATTTACCTACCGGATTTACACTCAGCCCCTCTTCCATACTCGACAATAAGCGAGTGTGAGGTCCTGCTCACATCGACCATCGGCTCTCGTGCTTTGTCAGATCATGTCAGTCTGCTTTTCACACATGCAGGGAAAGAGTCAAACACAGGCTCTGAAACCCCTCTTCACACAATCCTCAAGAAATGATTTTGTCTCATTCAGCTGGGGGAATAGAAACTGACGTAGAAATGGAACAAACCGTGTTGTCTTGTTCAGAAAGGCCGGATCATGGGCGTTTAATTGTATCACAACTGCTTTGAAAAAAAGTCCCTGTTTTTATCTGCTTCGAACATGAAGCTCAAGACCGCAGTTCTTTTGCCGAAAATTGTGTTCACTGCATTGTGGAGAATAGTTTTATTTACAGATCCAGTTGGGGGCTGGAGTTAGCATATATTGCTATATTGTTATTTCATTAACCGTTACAGGAATGATATTTCGTTCAGTTTTGATTCTGGGACAACTGTGAAAGTTTTAATTTACTTTCCATCTGCCTGTTGCAGGAAGCAATGCCAAATTATCTTGGGACTAATTATAACCTCGGTGAAAGATAGAAATGCCGCTAAATTGAGTTTGTGTAACTTTATACGTTACACTGTATTACACCATATTAGCTTTTAAAATGCTTTATTCGGCGGTGTTTAGATGCATTAACGGTAGTTACAAGTTCGGTTCATTAGTTTGCCCGACTGTATTACACGCCCTCCCCCTTTCCTCACGCCTGTTACAGACAGATGAGGCAATCCTGTCGTCCTGTCTCCGCTGATGTAGAGTTTATTCAAAAAACTTAGTTTGCAAAGTACACGATTTGATCGGAGGCGGACTTAAttatccttttaaatatttactttAAACTCAGGATCGCGAGGGTAAAATCGGCGGGCTTTTTGAAAGAGACCAACTGTCATTTCAAGTTAACCAATCAGCCTCCAAAAAATATTATTCTGCCTTTTCTGTCCCTTCCGGAGCTGTTTCTCAGGGGATTGAGGGACGGGACTGTATCCAATCCCAGCTCTAGGGCGGGCTCTCCATTCCCTTAAATAGGCAGCGCAGCAGCCGCGTCGGCATTGACAGCagcagcttgtgtgtgtgttgtagagaGTTGAAGAGGAATGGCTAGAACCAAGCAGACAGCGCGCAAATCCACTGGAGGGAAAGCTCCCCGCAAGCAGCTGGCGACCAAAGCGGCCCGCAAGAGCGCTCCGGCCACGGGCGGAGTGAAGAAGCCTCATCGCTACaggcccggcacggtggctctgcgggAGATCCGCCGCTACCAGAAATCCACCGAGCTGCTGATCCGCAAACTGCCGTTCCAGCGCCTGGTGCGGGAGATCGCTCAGGACTTCAAGACCGACCTGCGCTTCCAGAGCTCGGCCGTGATGGCCTTGCAGGAGGCCAGCGAGGCTTACCTGGTGGGTCTGTTTGAGGACACCAACCTGTGTGCCATCCACGCCAAGCGGGTCACCATAATGCCCAAAGACATCCAGCTGGCCCGGCGGATCCGCGGGGAGCGCGCCTAAACGGAGCGTGCCCGGCCCTGTACATTCACCCCGAGAAACacaacggctcttttcagagccactcaACTATCCCGAGAGAGCAGCAATCGATTGACAATGTTGGTTACTTTATTATGcgcccagtttttttttctgctgttgtATTGTATCGTTTCGTCTGTTATTAAACAATTTCAATCTGGCCGAGAAGTGGATTTGTCACGTTAATTAGAAGACAAAACGGACATTGCTGTGGGGAAGTTATAAATTGATGGCAGTACATAATTGAAGCCTCCCAGTGTGCTGGAGATTTGAGTGACAGGAAAGCACCTCCCTGCCTATGCATCCCTTGGTGTTACCCCACTCTAACTGAACACGGCTGGGAAGTTGGGCGGGAGAAATAATTggcgccaaatcatcaaccgcttttatttcaaatctgaaaCGCCCGCCAATATGTAGGGGGTTCAGACCAGACATCACACTTTCCCTCAGGCCCCAGCCTGTTTCGGTTGATGCTTGTCGcagcaaaaccagaagttgctgaaacagctcagcaggtctggcaacatctctgaagaagaaaaaaaatcagagctaagtTTTCGGGTCCCGTGagctttcctcagaactgcaagGGTGGCCGgagctgaaacgtcaactctggattttattttcttcacgactgccagacctgttgagctttttcagctaCTTCTggtcttgttcctgatttatagcatcagcTGTTCTTTCCATGTTCTTCGGAGGATCGATCAGGCTCGAAAGGCCATTTCCTGCTGTGTCGAGATTCCACGAAAGTTCATCCCTGTCAATGTATCAATGGGGCACCAATggagaatgagttgctgttcctgaaacctatgGGTGACATCAccatggcattgcaggaggcccaggtttgtcatgtcgtctgaggaatgggagtgggagttaaaatagttcatgAGTGGGAGGTGaactctgacacttccaccatctacaatccgaccccaccacaagacattttttccatccccactctgatctacctttcggagagaccactctgtctgcgactcccttgtccactccacactcccctccacccccaccacacctggcactttcacctgccactgcaggaagtgctccacttgccccccaccccacctccctcaactacatcccaggccccaagatgatccacatctagcagatgttcacctgcacatctgccaatgtgttattcTGTATCCAccgtacccgttgtggctccctctacattggggaaaccaagtggaggcttagggacagctttgcagaacacctacactcggtttgctataaacaactgcacctcccagtcgtgaaccattttaactcaccctcccacttcttAGGCAAatgtccctcctgggcctcctgcagtgcaataatgatgccactcgaaggttgcaggaacagcaactcatgttccacttgggaaccctgcagccgagtGCTAtcgatttcaccagcttcaaaatctcccctctccccaatgcatcccaaaaccagcccagctcgcccccaccctgtctccctaaccctttcttcctctcacctatcccctcctcccacctcaagccacatctccatttcttacctactgaCCTTATctcccccccttgacctgtccatcctccccaggctgatctatcccctccctaactcctcacctatactcgctactccacctatcttctccttcatccatcttcagtctgcctcccactctctccctatttatttcagaattgcctCCCCAgcccccattttctgatgaaggggctaggcccaaaacatcagcttttgtgctcctaagatgctgcttggcctgctgtgttcatccagccccacactttgttatctcagattctccagcatctgcagttcccattttctctgacttaaATAGATGGTAATTGCTTTGTTTGCCAGGGGTGAAGCACATGGTCCATACCCCACTAAGGCTTGTCACCCTGGAAATGGAGTCAAAAAAAGCAACTTGAGCAAATGGAAGTGGCTGAACAATGAGTGACTGGAGTTTATTATGTTCTCTCTCCCTTTTAGGTGTGACTCCACACTCCCATCACTGATATTGACTTATATATAATGGCTCTCTGGCAATTACAGGTGGTTTAGCCGAGCCAGTGATGCTAATAATCTGATGAACAAATTCAAACCGCTTTAACCTCTGTATTTATAATAAATGTAACATGCATGCAGGCTTCAGGGCTTTGATGATTAGGGTTGAATATGTTTCTAGTGCTGACACCTGCTCACAAGCTACTGGAGGCATGAGGGGTTGACAGTAAATATGCCAGTTTCCCACATTTTGAACAAGTGGGTGAAGGTAAATTCAGCAATGTGTCTTGTTTTTAAGGACGTGCTCTTTTCATATAattgaggcagagacagatgttcAACGTGAAATGATTGCCTTTTAAAACTGCTTGGAAAGAATGTGTGAATTGACAATATCTTGGCCACACACCTTCTcttcacaaaaagaaaaatcagttgtgAAACTGGAACCTGATCAGAAgttgccatttttgtttttgtttcatgataTTTGAACACATACAATTTAGCTGCATTAACCACCACTGAACTGAAACCTCCAACTggcccattatcacattatcACATCTTGTACAAAACTTCTTTCAGGGGGCACTGGGGTGGCTTTTTCAGCCTTTTGAAAATAAGGTTGTATCTTGTTTAACTTCTGTTTCAACATTTGTTGCTGATGGTATCCTTCGGAAAATTTGGCCAGTATATTGAGAACAGTAGTTGGGAGGACAAGTTGCAGCTTTACAGGGCATGGATTAGAACACttggaataatgcattcaattctggtctctctgctacaggaatTTAGTTAGATTTATTGTGACATGTTCCTAAATAGTGAATGGTTTTGTTGGCGAGCAGTATAGCCAGATCATAATCAGTAAGCACATTCAGGTCATAATGTGAAAAATGGAAATGATAAGGCATACACGTTACACTCCACAGGATGTATGCAGGCAAGATCAACACTTTTGAAATTTAAGATTCCATTCGTCAGTCTAACAATGAcagggaagaatctgttcttgaacctgctggtgtgggTGTtcgagcttctgtatcttctgcctgatgcaagaggttgtaggaggccACCACTGGGGTTGGATGGATTTTGATGTCTCAGGCTTTGCACAGCAACGAGAGCCCATGGTTGGGAAGTTGGGTGCCGTGACGGTGTGGGGTGTGAACACAACCTTCCATAGTTGCTCGTGGAACAGGACAGAGCAGGTTCCATATCAGGCCTTGATgaacccagacagtatgctttctatggtgcatgaGTAACATGCCAAATACATGAGCAGCCTCAGGAAGACAAGGCCTTTGTGCCTTCATTaccattgcatctatgtgggaagtcccatgaaggttgttggttattgtaaCTCTTGGGAAATTGACACTCTCAGCACCCTGCTCTGTTGATGGACCTGAGGGTGTGTTCTGCTCTTTTCCTTCTGAAGCCAATTAtaagttcttttgttttgtgaacatttcagttttctttttataattgcaccacgtcaccaaaccctccatctccttcctgtcATCTGAATAATCattatttattatccatcccatcATCGTGTTGTCAACAGCAAACTTATAggtggcattcattcagaatttgacaaCAATAGTGAGTAtacaaggagtacagtagggaACTGAGAATGCTTTCTTGAGGGTTGCAGTGTTTGAATGTccttgcagaggagattcagttGCCTATCTTCTCGATTTGTGGTCTGTGTTTCAGGAAGCTGAGGAGTCAGTTGCACAGGGTGGAGCCAAGCCTGAGGTGTGAGTTTTGAGATCCGTCTTgcagggataatggtgttgaagactGAGCTGTAATTGATGAGCAGAAGCCTGATTGTAGGTGGCCTTGttgcccagatgttccagggatgattgCAGGGCTGGGAAAAGGGCATCTTGCTGTGGGCCTGTTGCATTAGTGGGAAAATTgcaagggattgaggcaggctgaaAGTCGAGAGTTCAagtgggccatgaccagcatcTCTGAGCACTTCATGATTTTGGATgccagagccactgggcagtacaGATGAAGTCATACTGCATGTGGTTTTTCGGACTGGGATAATGGTCGTCTTCTCAAGCAGGTGCAGAGTACAGCTTGTCAGAGGGAGACATCAAAGATGTCAGAGTACCTCCCCACAGTAATTACATGCACAGTTGGTGCTTCAGTCCAGGTCTGTTACTTTCCTTGGGTGTTCTCACCAGGAAGACGGATCTGACAACTGCAGTGACCGATAGAACAGGTGCATTGAGGCCTGGCGGGGCAGTGGACACCACGCTGCTGGCATTCTGTGTAAACCAAGCATAGACAGCATCAGGGTGGGAACTGTCTTTGTCCACTATCTTGCTTTGCTCAGTTTGGTTGGTTGGAGCCACTAAACTGTTCCAGTCCTGCCTCTTGGTATCTTTGATGGATTTGCTGAAGCCTTCTCCGCTGAATTTTCTGAAACAGCCCTGGTCGTCCACTTTTGATGCTGCACTCCTGGTCTGCTGTAGGGAATGGATTAGACAGTTCATCCAAGGTTTCAAGATGATGAACAGCCAGATTGACGAGaagctttttttttactttaagcTTAAACATTCATAAAAGATTTGTAAGGGGCTCAGCTTCAGGGAGAAGCTGTACAGGCCAGGGCTACTTCTCCCAGGATAAAAGGTAGGCTGGTGGGTGGCCTTAGTGTCTTTGagaatttcctccaggtgctgaggtttcctccatagtccaaagatgtgcactttaTGTGGCATGGCTATGCTATGGGCCCAGTGTGtccagagaaagacagagtgacaGGGATATGGAAGGGCACTTTGggagagatgctcttcagagggtcagtcgggactcaatgggccgaatggcctgcttccatactgtgagGACTCGATAATaccaaaggcaggaaaatgagctGCACCTGAGATTAATGCGCAGAGGGTCAGTGGCCGTTCATTATCAAAAGCAAATGACCCTGCAACGTGGTGCCCCGGGTCACTTTCGCTTTCTCGAATGCGATTAAGGGAGATGTGAAATTGGCAGTGAACAACAAGCAGTGGGACTGGAAAACGTATTTGCAAAACGATTATTCTGTTTTCCAATTATGTTATACATTGTAATTTTATAATAAGCTCATCATAACTTCTTCCTGCTCATCGGCTGCCAGCTCTGAATGGAAATATTACCGAAATCAGGAGGAGCAGGATGGATTTCATTTTCTATCGAACCGTGACAACTACAGGATCAATGAATGATGTGACTGAAATTTGACGTTGCGAAGTCCCAGGCTCtgtatatttaaaattaaatcaatcGAACAGAAACGAGGTCTGAGACTCTTTCACTGATgttgtgggtggctctgaaaagagcctttggaTTATCAGGTTACAAAACGGTCTCTTCACTTTTTAGTGGCGCCCCCAGCGgcggttttcttgggcagcagcacggcctgaatattaggcagcaccccgccctgagcgatggtcacacctcccagcagcttgttgagctcctcgtcgttgcgcacggccagctggaggtgcctggggatgatgcgggtcttcttgttgtcccgggccgcgttcccggccagctcgaggatttcagccgtcaggtactcgagcaccgcagccagatagaccggcgctccggcacccacacgctcagcatagttaccctttctTAGGAGCCTGTGAACACGGCCCACCGGGAACTGCAGCCCAGCCCGGGATGACCGGGACTTCGCCTTCGACCGAGCTTTCCCGCCACTGCCCTTTCCTCTCCCAGACATAgccacagtctcacaaacactttCACAAAGATGCTGCAATGCTTCCACATCGCGCCCTCTTTTGCCTTCgggaggaatgggggtgcggccattgctgattggtcacattGTTCAGTATCTCCTAATGTCGTTTCAATGCCCAATCAGAATTCTGCGTCCCTCACCAATCCGGAGAGGGCCCGGGGAGGAGGCCGGAAAAtcccggcgccaaatcatcaaccgctttctttcaaactcgaaAAGCCCGCCAATATTTAACGAAAACTCGGACGTTTAACAGAATAGAATGCGTGATGAAATTTACTTCAAGATTATGAATGTATATTTGACTTCATCCCACTTTCCCGCATTCCCGAACCGTGTGGAATgtccatttctgaccttgaatCGGATTTTCAAAACCTTAAATGCAAGCGGTAAAAAGGGGCCGAAATCTGCACCTGCATattcatttcacatttcaaaaacaCCTCGATATGTTAGTAAACCAATCGAtaactgtttttttcctgaaAAAGAGCATTAATCGTGCGCACCATCTTTAGACACTATTTTAAATTGCCTGTTCCGTCAAGACCCTTACTTTTTGTTTCCTCGAAAGGTTTGACGTCCTTCTTCAAATCTCCAACGGGTCTCGGCCCAAACTATTCATACATTCCTCAGACACCTGCCAGCGTGTCTCGGTATCAGTTTTACTCGGATTACCTCGGTCACAGACGAGCACTGATGTACTGTGACCAGTGCTTTTTGCTTTCTATTGATTTGACAATtttactctctctcccccacttagGCTCTTCAATCAGTGTCACT
Coding sequences within it:
- the LOC132207206 gene encoding histone H3, which encodes MARTKQTARKSTGGKAPRKQLATKAARKSAPATGGVKKPHRYRPGTVALREIRRYQKSTELLIRKLPFQRLVREIAQDFKTDLRFQSSAVMALQEASEAYLVGLFEDTNLCAIHAKRVTIMPKDIQLARRIRGERA
- the LOC132207189 gene encoding histone H1-like, with protein sequence MSDSAAAETAPPASASTKPKAPKKKKAAAPRKKPAGPGLGERIVKIVGENSDRKGTSLVAIKKALQRSGVNVEKQNAQIRMATKRCLAKGSLVLVKGQGVSGSFKLAKNPVKAKVGKKARPAAAAKKAAVKKTTAKKVAAKKSPAKKAGGKKAATPKKAAKKAAPKKKTPVKKVIKTKSPKAAKPAPKSRKPKAKPKAKVTKKAAKK
- the LOC132207207 gene encoding late histone H2A.2.2-like isoform X1, whose product is MSGRGKGSGGKARSKAKSRSSRAGLQFPVGRVHRLLRKGNYAERVGAGAPVYLAAVLEYLTAEILELAGNAARDNKKTRIIPRHLQLAVRNDEELNKLLGGVTIAQGGVLPNIQAVLLPKKTAAGGATKK
- the LOC132207207 gene encoding histone H2A type 2-B-like isoform X2; the encoded protein is MSGRGKGSGGKARSKAKSRSSRAGLQFPVGRVHRLLRKGNYAERVGAGAPVYLAAVLEYLTAEILELAGNAARDNKKTRIIPRHLQLAVRNDEELNKLLGGVTIAQGGVLPNIQAVLLPKKTESNRPGLKHQLCM